CATATcgaatttatttgaaaaaaataagaaacgTTGTCTTGAGTTCTAAAGAGACAAataattttgaacaaaaaaactcATAAGTGAGGATGTGACACTTACTTTAAGACAGATGAGTATTTTATAGAAATATTacatcaattttgatatttttaaaatgaggAGGGATCAATTGACTCGAAGAGGAACTCTTTTAAGTTACTCCAAATCATGACCcttgattttattattaattaatggtTATGATCAATTACTAATAATCCCTATCATTAGGTTATTGTACGCTTATGAAAATGCACTGCACCGGCTTACACATACATGTTGCACATACGTGTTGATAAATTCCTTAACCTCTTACACATATAGGTAAGAAAACATTTAAATTAAGTTTGTTAAAACACTCCCTGCAACTGAAGGTATATTGGTTGGTATCAATGGGAGATTGGAAGGAGTAAAAGTCCATGTTCATTGTTGCAGGtgtggtttttttgtttgttgcaggCGCGAGTAAAAAAACTTAACCATAAgtattattagttattaatCATAGCCAttgattaatattaaaattaaggGTTTTGATTGGGAGTAACTATTAACATTTGAGAAACTAATCCATGCTAGGACATGTTTGTGTAGGGTGCCTTGTTTCCGGTTATATGCTGATCCTGTCGTAGGTTTTGAAGAGCAATGCATCAATGGACCGTCTTCACCAGTGGAAACAGAAGCTAACAACCCTAATGGGAAACACACAGTGTCCATGTTTGCATGGTGAAGCATCATTGCATCAATGCATATATGTATCTTAAAAAATTTGAAGTGAAATGCTGAAATCTCTCAAAAATTAGTGTAACAGGCAACTTgcctattttatatatatttcttttcctATGACACATGTTTATTCATGTTCCTCTCACGTGtgtttctctcaattttttatCACTTATTCTTCTTCCACAGCGCTTTACCTTCCGTAGTTTTATGGGATCTATTGGTGTCACCTCAGATCTGCATTTTAGCTTTATTGAATCACAAGTATGAGCctgtttggcctagctttttttttcctcatcTTCTTAGAATGAGAAGCTAttccaaacaatattttttaaaagcttTAGATATGGCAAATGTGTTAGCCAAATTAATGTGTTGATGTCAGCAATTGAAATTCTTGAGTTTGTGAAAGCTACAAATTGTTATCCAAACGTTTCAATTGCttattaagggtctgtttggattagtttatttttaaacttatgcaaacaacatatgcaatttttatgtattattataagtttgtcaaggtagcttatgataaaatagtttataaaaaaacaatttttactagtgtgaacttataaaatagcataaaacataatttatattgcataaactcaaatatAAGTTAATCCAAATAGGCCCTAAATTCTCTTTACTATAGAGGTGTTTACGGAAAGAAGTTTTTGGAAGTTAAAATTATTGAAAGGTTTGATGATCTAAccattttatttattgcattttatatgtagggtcAAGGTTCGAACCCAGAATCTCCCTTTTATTTATCTCGAGATAAATTTATAGTCTACTGACCCAAAAAAGAACAACCTAAGCTTAAGACATCCccttttttaaatttgttggaTTCTATAAATTTGTTTAGATCCTTTTATATAGAATAAATTACACCCATCTCTCTGGAAATAAGCTAAAATTACAATCTCATTCCCTCTTATGTTAAAATGGGAAAGGATTCCCTCCGGTGCATTGTCCACCGGATTCTCTCTAGTTTCAGTGACAACCATTAgatcatcttttcttttttatattttttaattttttttattgaaaggcCATGATTTGATTGGATGGATTGTTCACGGGAGACAATCCACTCCCGAgcacatactccctccgttcatttttaagtgtctttttagaatagtaacaccaaattaacgaagtgtatttttgcacattatttttctattataccttCATTTTAATCAAGCAAtaaattcttatatttttgcacacactttctctttccaataaatttaatatattatgtacaaaaaagaacaataaattaatatgttatgtaaaaatttaaaaaaaaatccaaatatatagcattaattaattttattgaaaaaaaataagagtaattgaTAAATTGTACCATTAATACCAAAACGACAGTTAAATAAGAACGTTAAATTCAATGTCAAAAGACACTTAAAAATGAATGGAGGTTGTACACTTTAGTCCATTTTAACATAAATAACTGTTAAATGAGAAAAAAGATCAAGAGTACAATAGGCATATGGTGAAAACCGTGTGTTTAAAAGCATCACGAACATTCTATTATATAGTCGATTCTACAATTAAAAGCATTGATTACAAAAGGAATATGTGCTATGAAATATGCTACATTCTAGAGTATAtttacaataattattaaatatcaaCACTCTCCCTCAACCTGAAGCATGTAAGTCAAATACATCAAGCTTGTCACGTATATAGTTGATTCTAGGACCTCATAGTGATTTTGTAAAAACATCTGTCAATTGATCATTATAGAATTGACAAAGCTTGTGACAATGCCGCCTGATTCAATCTTCTCTCTGACAAAATGACAATCTATATCAATATATTTGGTCCTCTCATGAAAAACTGGGTTTGAGGCAATATACAATGCAACCTGATTATTACATATAAGTGTCATTGGCCTAGCTTTTTCAAACTAAAGTTCTTTGAGTAACTGCTACAACCAAATCAGCTAACATGTTACTAGTGCCATGACCCTATATTCTGCCTCAACGCTTGGTCTTGCTACTACAATTTGTTTCTTACTCTTCCAAGATATCAAGTTTCCTCCAACAAGTACACAATACCCAGAAGTGGACCGTCTATCAATGGGTGAGTTTGCCCAATCAGCATCTGAGTAACCGACTATATGAGTATGACTTTTATCTTCATAAATCTGACCTTTTCCTGGAGCACCTTTGATGTATTTCAGAATCCGGATTACCGCATCCATGTGTCCTTGGCAAGGAGAATTTAAGAACTGACTTACAACACTAACTACACATTAAATGAAATGCCTGGACGAGTAACTTTTGAGATAATTCAATTTTCCAACTAATCTCCTATATCTCCCTAATTTGATAGAGGCTCCCCCTGATTAGGTAGAAGCTTGACATTTGGATCCATAGGAGTATCAACAGGCTTTGCATTCAATAAACATGTTTCTTCAAGAATATCTGTATCATATTTTCGTTGTGAAATTACAATATCATCCTTAGATTGAACTATCTCAATGCCCAAAAAATAACGGAGTTTACCAAGATCTTTAGTCTGAAACTGGTTCGAGAAGAGAGATATTGTTTTAACTGTAGTATTCCCTGTTGATCACTACTAGTTATGTTAATATCGTCTTCATACACATTAAGATAAATGCACCCTTGGATAGAGTGACGATACAAAACAAAATGATCATCTTCACTACGAATCATGCCAAATTGTTGGACTACTGTACTGAATCTGTCGAACCAAGCTTGAGGAGGCTGTTTAAGACCATAAAGAGATTTGTTTAACCTACAAACCATATTAGATGACTCCCCTTGAGCAACCATTTCACACTAAGTTATCATTTCAATTAACTAAGGATCACCATTTCAGTgctaatcaccactgaaccaactaaggATCGATGATAACAATTAACTTTAGACTActattttatgtcaaaaaacTTTAAGTTATCATTGaggaaattaatttttctttctttgaaatttttattattttagaatataaatttaatatgtaataatttttttaatcaagtaTAGTAATTTATCCAAGAttggtattttattttgtatagtttcttaatttatcaaaacaTTTAACATTATATATGTTAATGATGTGcggaaaaaattataataaatatttgcATTAGgagtttaattatattaaaatgatgTTTTATTAAAAGAATGAAATATAGGTATTAATATTAGTGGGAAGGAGAATAATATTCAAGCTTCTTTCAAGGAAGATGAGTGaaattttctttaatatattttgtatagGAGGGGAGGGGAGTGTATATTTTAGCACAAGAGCGAAGAGTagtgtaatatatatatatatgaccttAAGAcatcatattcaaatttatttggAGTATCTAGTTAAGATGTCAAATAGACACTTTGTtgcttttattttgattaaaaatggCAGATGACAACTTAATTGAAATTGGATGTAAAAGAAAGAGAGACCAGATCAGCATCAGCCATACCATTGATACCAAACAGTAttatactaatatattttttggtgaatttcaaccaatactTTTTGACAATATACAAAGGATTTTTCCATTTCATCAAGGCTTTCCTGCTTCATAAAGTGATCCATCATTGTGGTGGCTTGAACCCGGGGGTCACTATCAAATAAATTACTTAGCTTCCTTCCTAATAATGATCTTTATATTAAGATTATCACCATATGGcatatatcatatatagtaAATAAGAAGCAAGCCACTCCTTAAAACACCATATCTCAGACATTTGATCTCTACATGACAACTCATTCATTGAACTggtaaatacattcattttattGCAGACTTCAAAAATGGATTGGAAGGTCTTGTTGGTGTCACCAAACTAGGTTCTGATTTGTTAGTGCCATGCTTATTTGTCAACTTTATCGACGAACCATGTGGATGAGGAGGAGCTTGCACTTCCTCCTTACCCTTCTTGTCACTTGTTTCATCCCCTCCTGTCTGCTTTGCTTTCATACTTCCATCCACCTCTGCAGTTTTATTCGTTCCATCTTTAGCTGCTtcttgtgttttatttttctttgtgaACAACGGTGCAGATAAATTTGGTGATGATGAAATGATAGATGCTTTTGATGTTTCGGCCTTGCTACCGCTAGGTAGAGTATCCGATGTAACGGGTGCAAAACTGTTTTCCTTGAGGTTGGTTTCTTTAGTCTTTTTAACTTCATTATATAGCCTTTCCTGTTTCAAATGCAGAAGGAATTACTGAGTTAAGATGAACTTGAAATGATATCCCTTCTGTACCGTATTAGATTGTTATTTATAAAAGGCTTACCTCCAATATGCCATTGAATTTTTCGGCCAAATTTGGAAGCTTCAGAGCAGTAACAAGTTTTATTGCACCTTTCATTGATTTCTCCAGTGACAAAAGCTTCACAAGTTCAGTAGCTCTCACAAGTTTATCACCTGAAATATTGGTGTGAGGTGAGACTACTTTTCACTTTTACAAATATGGTTACAAAAAAGGGGGAGAGAGAGTGAGGGAGGGAGAGATGGCATGGGAACTCACTATTGCAGCAGGATGCTATAAGTCTTAGTATGCATCTATCTTGTGCAGCTTCCAAATTGAAAGCATCATCATCAAGTAAGCTGGCATCCAAACCAGCATTAtccatttcttccatttttttctGAATCTGCATGTTAAATATTTACAAATTTAGCTATTGAACTTTAATGATAAAAACAAAGTTGGCAAACAATGACCATTAGATTTGAAGGGATTCTAAGAACAAACCTCAAAGAGATGCATGCTGTTCATCATAAACTCGTTTTCAAGGGCTTCAGATCCCAAATCAGAAGTAGCGAGTGGAAACGCAAGATTCATTAAAGTAAGAATTGGTTTAGGCACCACCTGATGGGTAAGTGAATAGCAATTGATGATTTTAGTCACACACAAAGGAGAAAATGGGAATACAACAAATGCCTCAAACTGTCATATTCTTCATACCTGTGGGAAGAATTCAGGCTTTTTGCATACTACACAAACTAACTTGTTTGTTTGCAAACCCACCATCCAATAGTTTTCATCTGTCTTCTCTTTAAAAGCActgcattgaaattttgataaAACAAATCACCACAAGAAAAATATTAGGCACATTAGATTAATACAAGTGGTTGAATGAATATTGAACCTGAAGACTGGAAACCAGCTACCACCAAATTGGCTTGTATATAATCTTAGCACACCCTGCATATTATACTTACAAAATTAGCTGATATAACAATATGCTttcaaaagaaagaatgaaataaATACCAAATATCAACACTATAGTGTAAACACAATTACCTTGGAATCATAAGAACACAATTGGCCCTCTTCACTAAACCCAAACCAACTTAGAGAGGAACCAGGAGTTATTGGCAAGCGACCGCGAAGGGGTTGAGTCCCATGTGTTATATTAAATAACTTAAACTCTAACACCTGCATGTTTAGAAATACATTATCTTCTCAAGAAATGACATCATTTAAATAACCAGAATAGTATTTTGTCAGAAAAGAATAGATCAGTATGCTCTGCCACTAAGATAATCCTTTCAAAAAGGTTGAATTAAATAGCTAGAGAACAATGAAAAACTTTGAATGTTTGTGGGAATCCGTAATCTTGTCGTATATAGTAATACTAAATAAAACCACACTGGATGTGCCAGTGTCAGAGACAACAGATTCCATGAAGGCTAAACCAACCTGATCGTTTGAGGAAAGGCAATCAGTAGCATGAGTGACAACTGCAAGCTTATCCTTGAAACCCGATGCAGTCACCACTAGCCCGTCTAGCGAAATTACATGTCTCTGCAATAAAATAGATTTAGAAATTAAAGGTAACCATCAAATCTACAGATTGTCTTTTATCTCATGTGCTAACACAAGttttaaaaagtgattttttgtttaaaaatctgtaacaaGCTGATGTAAActtttaaaagtgattattttgtttaaataacTTGTTTCTTTCACAAAAAAGTTGTATCAAACGGGCATTAAGCTTCAAATGGGGATGCTTCTGGTATTCAattattgaaaattgaaaggCATTCAAGTAAGCAGTGAATGTGTGACAAACCTGCATACCACCCTCAGTAAAGATCCGAAGGTAATTAAAACTAGTTACTGCAGCCACCCAAGAAGCACCAAGTGCAACAACCTTTACTTCTTCGCCTTCAAAGCGCATAGACCActgccaaaaaataaaatcataatgtTGAAGTCCTTATAACCATATAACGTTGAACAGGGGTGGAATGGAATTACTTATCTCTTCAATATGTAAATTTCTTTCattaaaaatacatataagGGCACAATCTGACCTCACTATTACTAGCCCAGCTACTAAATGGGCGATACATGAGTGTGCTCATGTTCTTCTCCCCCTTGCAAGGATTTGCAAAGACACTTCCATTCTCATTCAATGCAGCCATTGTAAATCCAAAATGGTCAGTCATTGATGGAACTCGAGGACTACTTCCAGTATCATGAAAATCAATCTGTAACAAAGACATGTCAACTCATTAACATATGTTATAGAATTGATGATTTAACTCAAACCACTAAGCTTCAATTCAATTATATATGGTTATATTCCTATGTATTACCTCAATATGAGAGTACCCATCGTGATCGACAGTGGTTATACTTCCAAGCATATTGTAGCATAAGAAGCGCCTTTTTCCAGGCTGCACTGGCGTGGCTCCTGGTTGAAATGCCTCCTGCATTTTTGTCTTGGGTAAAATTGTGCTTCTAAATCCCACATTGCCATTATCCAAATTCTCCTTGGCTGACCGGTTCCTTTTCTTGTGAGACTCAATTTTTGGATATAGATCAATTCCATCGTCTCCATCCTCGTCAAAATTTTCCTCGCTCAAGGAATGCTTGCGCAATCTTTTCCTGCTAGTTGGTGGCTCAAACTCCCCGTTACTATTTTCACCAAGATCACTCAAGCTCTCACTAAAACCATTGTTCTGATCTTCCTCGTCATACAAAAGAAGCCCTTTATTGTTCTTGCCCTGCATAGGGATATCCTCCGTTGGGGACTTCATAGACGAAGGAATAACATTGTCCCATATGCCGTATTTTCCCATAACATCAATAACAGTCAACGCATTCCCAATTGGCTTCCATGCCATGCAACACACTATTTCATCAAACTTCTGTCTGTCAATATCCTGCTTCCTATCAACATCCCATATCAGAATCTGTTTATCTAATCCCGAAGTAGCCATGTACTTGCCATTCGGTGACCAACACAAAAAACATATAGGCTGGTTATGATCTCCTCTCAGAGAGAACAACTTCTCAGCCGTGTCCCTATCATACATTACGACATCATTTCTCAACCCGGGAATGGCTAAAGTCTCACCATCGGGACTCCAACAAAGAACATTCATGGTTGAAACATCTAACCCAGTGTCAGGAGCGATGCCTTTGAGGTTGTGAAGGTTTTTCCCTGACTGCAGTTCCCATATGATAACGGTTCCATTTGAGTCCAGAGATGCTAAGTATTCACCATTAGGGTCAAAAGCTAAGCCGGTGACCTGTCCTTTGTGCCCTTTCAGAACCCTCGCAATAGAGCCATCAACTGTGTTTATGAGCTTGATGCCCTCGTCATCACCTGCAGCTGCTAACATGCTTCCTTTCTTGTTAAATGCTAGGGAACGTATCGGAAGTGTGAACCTCGTTATATTTGTCTCAAACTCTCCACCTGCCAAGTGTCAACAACAAGCAATCCCCTAAGAACAAAACTctcttgaaaaataaaaatcaacaacTCAACCAGACAACCACACACAACAAAGGCTTTGTCCAATTTATGTTTGGCATTTAAATCAAAACAATTCTACATGAACATTGAAACATGTGTCTCATAAACTTCGAAacagtgataaaaaaaatgagcaTCACTTGAGATATAGTAATTGGCACTGTACTGATCCAAAACACTTCAGTGAAAAGAAGGCCGTAGAAAATTTTGTGCTAAATCCAATCAATTCAGCTAATAATTGTCACAAAATAACTGAGAGaactataaataaatagaaaccaaacaaatcagattatcaaaatttattaatttaaatttaagttttagtaaaattaataaGTAAAAACAACAATAAGGAAGTAAAATTGATACATATGTTActtcaaatttaaaaacaataattataaattataaaagggCATTTCTTTGAGATTAGTAAAATTGACATGACACTGTCTCATAAGTCCTAGGTCAAATGGCAAAAATGCTGAAATTGTTAGGCCAGACGTCATGACCCAGGTTCGAAAACACTTAAaaatatgtgagtttaatttaagtggattaccacttcatctaagaccaaaaataaataaataaaatgacatGACACTGGTCCAAAACACTTAAAGATAATTaggaaaaatcaaatttcataaCAAGTCTTAATTACAAGAAGACAACAATTTTGTTTCAGATTTCAATTAAAACAGTGAAAAACGCATATGTACACAATAGGAATAAAATACCTGGAAATTTGTAGAGTTTAACGGAGTGATCGACAGATCCAGAAGCAAGACAAGTGGAATTAGGGCTAAGAGCCAAAGCAGTAACACCATCACGGTGGTGACGGAGGATTTTAGGGGCGGCGGAGGGA
This portion of the Trifolium pratense cultivar HEN17-A07 linkage group LG3, ARS_RC_1.1, whole genome shotgun sequence genome encodes:
- the LOC123916775 gene encoding minichromosome loss protein 1, producing MVIQNKASLTPFPPPAKLLKPKTSFGALNASLLLQLQIHFPHTHSKSILQFYSTVSEKQTIMKVRSVKMREAHTQKGGRASFCSVLWDQQAQHLVTSSSSDVSVSIHNPLLPSAAPKILRHHRDGVTALALSPNSTCLASGSVDHSVKLYKFPGGEFETNITRFTLPIRSLAFNKKGSMLAAAGDDEGIKLINTVDGSIARVLKGHKGQVTGLAFDPNGEYLASLDSNGTVIIWELQSGKNLHNLKGIAPDTGLDVSTMNVLCWSPDGETLAIPGLRNDVVMYDRDTAEKLFSLRGDHNQPICFLCWSPNGKYMATSGLDKQILIWDVDRKQDIDRQKFDEIVCCMAWKPIGNALTVIDVMGKYGIWDNVIPSSMKSPTEDIPMQGKNNKGLLLYDEEDQNNGFSESLSDLGENSNGEFEPPTSRKRLRKHSLSEENFDEDGDDGIDLYPKIESHKKRNRSAKENLDNGNVGFRSTILPKTKMQEAFQPGATPVQPGKRRFLCYNMLGSITTVDHDGYSHIEIDFHDTGSSPRVPSMTDHFGFTMAALNENGSVFANPCKGEKNMSTLMYRPFSSWASNSEWSMRFEGEEVKVVALGASWVAAVTSFNYLRIFTEGGMQRHVISLDGLVVTASGFKDKLAVVTHATDCLSSNDQVLEFKLFNITHGTQPLRGRLPITPGSSLSWFGFSEEGQLCSYDSKGVLRLYTSQFGGSWFPVFSAFKEKTDENYWMVGLQTNKLVCVVCKKPEFFPQVVPKPILTLMNLAFPLATSDLGSEALENEFMMNSMHLFEIQKKMEEMDNAGLDASLLDDDAFNLEAAQDRCILRLIASCCNSDKLVRATELVKLLSLEKSMKGAIKLVTALKLPNLAEKFNGILEERLYNEVKKTKETNLKENSFAPVTSDTLPSGSKAETSKASIISSSPNLSAPLFTKKNKTQEAAKDGTNKTAEVDGSMKAKQTGGDETSDKKGKEEVQAPPHPHGSSIKLTNKHGTNKSEPSLVTPTRPSNPFLKSAIK